In Oscillatoria acuminata PCC 6304, a single window of DNA contains:
- a CDS encoding CHAT domain-containing protein — protein sequence MNNHQFRAIASLLLLSYLTGTANPTHAQPITPAADGTGTTVNPDGPQFNIEGGQLSKDGANLFHSFEQFGLDPGQVANFLSNPDIQNILGRITGGDASIINGLIQLTGGNSNLYLMNPAGILFGPNAQLNVPADFFATTATGIGFSQGNWFNAVGDNQWSNLVGTPSQFAFSNLQPGSLVNLGNLTLEPGNNLTLLGGTVLNTGTLSAPGGNITIAAVPGESLVRISQENHLLSLDIQTGISGLSIPSPQSLPELLTGSGVSHANQVTINADGSIQLSGSGLNIDTQTGDTIASGNIAATEGQIAVLGDRVAVIDADINTSGNNGGGTILIGGDYQGNGTIPNAVQTFISPNTTIHADAIESGDGGRVIIWADETTQFFGNISAKGGPEFGDGGFVEVSGLEFLQYQGQVDTFAPNGNLGTLLLDPTDIVIVPVGTGDTNNLTDVDAFADPNIGIGETRLDVTAINEATANVILQATNDITFNAAIDNPNLGVALTAEAGSDIRVNADINLNRGNITLNAGGGIAINNATINTGGGNFIATGTGSANLRRGINLNTGVINAGGGNINLIGMGFDDIDASNNLGIGLTNNSSVETTGNGMITLEGTGGTGIDGNTGILVNNSTIVSGNEDITLTGIGGNGTGQLNRGVILQGSSVQSTGGAIAITGTGGTGTDSNNGIFVNINTTLSENGDITFNGTGGNGTGQLNRGVVFQGASIVESTGGAIAITGTGGTGTNENIGIFVGEQTNVLGNGNINLTGTGGDGTGQLNLGVSLQNGSRVESTGDVISITGIGGTGMDRNYGILIGTETETSTTVKSGNGDITLTGIGGEGTGQRNLGINLIDGSIVESTGGAIAITGRGGTGTNENIGIFLGTNTQTSTTVESETGDITLTGIGGESSGQGNAGVSLQNGSRVESTGGTIAITGIGGTGTDSNTGIFVNNTSRVLGNGDITLTGTSGEGTEKNNRGVSLERTSIVQSTGGAIAITGTGGTGTDNNIGIFVEDTTVLGSGDITLTGTGGDGTGQNNRGVNLENGSIVESTGGAIAITGTGGTGTNGNTGIFVGTNPENTETNTTIKSGNGNITLIGTGNGTGENNQGIFLLTTLNNTEPGNVIPLSNIESTGTGTITLEGMGANGVEGIRLENSFINYMGTGSGDVILRSNDIRLIGETRLFTNDMLTLEPIAPGDDISINNTTAEYNITTEELLMLDVPRGLLTLGSETIGNIYLGSLDESIDLSDATYDLTLKTDQGIYVYGGMITNTQNLTLDGGVNLLHPVTFTTDSGNITFTRTIDGNSNLTLDSVTGNITIEGAVGSQTALGNLTILNANNVTTESITAASLTQFAGTGSTIFNGEIVTTGANGINVITNQITFNAPITTTGGGGVTLDNAEILEITAPFNLEGAFQQTGMGSVILNSEITTNHNNIEFTAPVTLTGEASLNPGTGSLFFGSNLDAGNNSLTLTAGQIELNGPVTGTNTLTLQPATTTQNMTLGDNNVDAESLHLTRTELEYIQDGFTAITLGRRDSSGTISIVNPLTFLDPVAIEAGSGVIAVNGTITGSDNAALALNAATIELYSDIITDHNDIALTGNVILGNDITLNTNSEGGDITVIGNIDSNADNPTLPNLTLNAGTGAINLRGNLGEGTPLQSVTVTSDRGTVQGNVITDGGDITFNSAIALAEALQLSTGEGGGNITFAGTVDSETNLGQNLTLSAGTGTITFNGAIGSLQPLGNLDILNAGTITALDTIAAASFRALSSGTIILDGNLTTTAAPGVQIQSANELTVADITTNGQALSLESQTANVNTGNLDTSSATTGGTITVTSTQGEITTGNLTASGVTQGGNIRVIAEIAITAGEIDSRATIGNAGNVFLDPIGDIQVSWINAQGGTDGTGGDVFIETTGGFFRAVESFASEYSPTGFASISSAGGTGGGSITLNHAGGNAGPPIQEFEIGNPEFNGTEDVVITGTSMLNLGEVFPDSFTRGNITITTDDATPEPTTSQNPILPETLPEEPTSTPTSVSEPTPPEIVPEEPISPLEPRVIPVATPEPVVTPEIPQEPAVNDSVQQPEPVQPPRITPAQAITPEPILTVSPAPSLPPLSSPTEPEPVGSATLPTAITPDPEPTTVVVESVPIATIESALSRVQVSEQSNDRTEVAIAPLKLDTQIMTLEEAFSREFMAYFDYPDNSLELLSLDEIQEVLRETEEITDVKTAVIYIMFGRKEFKENSALLCPTGDHMEDERGDRTEEQELGWPCDPHPEDPVELFVVTGVEEPLRFQIPEAYRELVEELALDLRTQVTDFKQQLTKNYLTTAQALHQLVIEPIEPALKKRGIQNLVFIPDAGLRSIPFAALHNGENFLIEDYSMALVPSFSLTQPRYTNLKNERVLAMGSSKFESLPPLPAVEVELNTIICNNQANRNNCWPGEVFLNEAFTFNTLNQRGNSGDFRMIHLATHADFQPGDPANSYIQLWDKRVEFPQMKELQWSDPEVELLVLSSCRTAVGDEQSELGFAGLAVQSGVKSAIASVWYVNDEATLGLMSELYQQLRSAPIRAEGLRRAQLQLLRGEVRFEGGQLVGSDAAIALPKELEHLNGMDLSHPYYWSGFITIGSPW from the coding sequence ATGAATAACCACCAATTCAGGGCGATCGCATCCCTACTCCTCCTCTCCTATCTAACCGGAACTGCCAACCCCACCCATGCCCAACCCATCACCCCCGCCGCTGATGGCACGGGCACAACAGTCAATCCCGATGGACCACAATTTAATATTGAAGGCGGACAACTCTCCAAAGATGGCGCAAATTTATTCCATAGTTTTGAACAATTTGGACTCGACCCCGGACAAGTTGCCAACTTCCTCTCCAACCCCGACATTCAAAACATATTAGGACGCATTACCGGCGGAGATGCCTCGATTATTAACGGATTAATTCAACTCACCGGCGGCAATTCCAACCTCTACCTGATGAATCCTGCCGGAATACTATTTGGACCCAATGCTCAATTAAATGTCCCCGCCGACTTTTTCGCCACCACTGCCACCGGAATTGGATTCAGTCAAGGGAATTGGTTTAATGCCGTCGGCGATAATCAATGGTCCAATTTAGTCGGAACCCCCTCGCAATTTGCCTTTTCCAACCTCCAACCTGGTTCCTTAGTTAATCTAGGAAACTTAACCTTAGAACCGGGTAACAACTTAACCCTATTAGGCGGAACCGTCCTCAACACCGGCACTTTATCCGCCCCGGGAGGCAATATAACCATTGCAGCAGTTCCCGGAGAGAGTCTCGTCCGAATTTCTCAAGAGAATCACCTATTAAGTTTAGACATCCAAACCGGGATATCGGGACTCTCCATACCCAGTCCCCAATCCTTGCCTGAATTGTTAACAGGTTCCGGTGTCAGTCATGCCAATCAAGTCACCATTAACGCCGATGGCAGCATCCAGTTATCCGGTTCAGGACTGAACATTGATACCCAAACCGGAGATACTATTGCTTCAGGAAATATTGCCGCAACCGAGGGACAAATTGCTGTCCTAGGCGATCGTGTTGCTGTCATAGATGCCGATATCAACACATCAGGAAACAATGGCGGGGGAACAATCCTCATCGGCGGCGACTATCAAGGAAATGGGACAATTCCGAATGCAGTACAAACCTTTATTAGTCCCAATACCACCATTCATGCCGATGCCATAGAAAGCGGAGATGGGGGACGAGTGATTATTTGGGCCGATGAAACCACCCAATTTTTTGGCAACATCAGCGCTAAAGGCGGTCCAGAATTTGGAGATGGCGGATTTGTAGAAGTTTCGGGATTAGAATTTCTACAGTATCAGGGTCAAGTGGATACCTTTGCCCCCAATGGCAATCTCGGGACCTTATTATTAGATCCAACTGATATAGTAATAGTCCCCGTCGGGACAGGAGACACCAATAATTTAACGGATGTAGATGCTTTTGCCGACCCTAATATAGGGATTGGAGAAACTAGATTAGACGTAACTGCTATCAATGAGGCGACCGCTAATGTTATTTTACAAGCGACCAATGACATTACCTTTAATGCAGCTATTGACAATCCGAATTTAGGAGTGGCGCTAACTGCTGAAGCTGGAAGTGATATTAGAGTCAATGCCGATATTAACCTGAATCGAGGTAATATTACTTTAAATGCAGGAGGTGGAATTGCTATTAACAATGCCACGATTAATACTGGGGGTGGGAATTTCATCGCAACGGGTACGGGTAGTGCTAATTTGCGTCGGGGAATTAATCTTAATACGGGGGTTATAAATGCTGGTGGCGGAAATATTAACCTCATAGGGATGGGATTTGATGATATTGACGCTAGCAATAACTTGGGCATTGGTCTGACTAATAACAGCAGTGTAGAGACCACCGGAAACGGTATGATTACCCTAGAAGGCACTGGGGGCACCGGCATTGATGGGAACACCGGGATATTGGTGAATAATAGTACAATAGTTTCAGGAAACGAAGATATCACCCTCACCGGCATTGGCGGCAACGGTACGGGACAACTCAACCGAGGTGTTATTCTTCAAGGTAGCAGCGTGCAATCCACAGGAGGGGCGATCGCTATCACCGGCACTGGCGGCACTGGCACGGATTCCAACAACGGGATATTTGTTAATATAAACACAACCCTATCAGAAAACGGAGATATCACCTTCAATGGCACGGGCGGCAACGGTACAGGACAACTCAACCGAGGTGTTGTTTTTCAAGGTGCCAGCATCGTGGAATCCACAGGAGGGGCGATCGCTATCACCGGCACTGGCGGCACTGGCACAAATGAGAACATCGGGATATTTGTTGGTGAGCAGACAAACGTATTAGGAAATGGAAATATCAACCTTACTGGCACTGGCGGCGACGGTACTGGACAACTCAACTTAGGTGTTTCTCTTCAAAATGGCAGCAGAGTGGAATCCACAGGAGATGTGATCTCTATCACAGGTATCGGTGGCACTGGCATGGATAGGAACTATGGGATATTAATTGGTACTGAGACAGAGACTAGCACAACGGTTAAGTCAGGGAACGGAGATATTACCCTCACTGGCATCGGCGGCGAAGGCACGGGACAAAGGAACTTAGGCATTAATCTTATAGATGGCAGCATTGTGGAATCCACAGGAGGGGCGATCGCCATCACTGGTAGAGGTGGCACTGGCACGAATGAGAACATCGGGATATTTTTGGGTACGAATACACAGACAAGTACAACGGTTGAGTCAGAAACTGGAGATATCACCCTCACCGGCATTGGGGGCGAATCTAGCGGACAAGGCAACGCAGGCGTCAGTCTTCAAAATGGCAGCAGGGTGGAATCCACAGGTGGTACGATTGCCATCACCGGCATTGGCGGCACTGGTACGGATTCCAACACCGGCATATTTGTCAATAACACAAGCAGAGTATTAGGGAATGGAGACATCACTCTCACCGGCACAAGCGGCGAAGGTACAGAAAAAAACAACCGAGGGGTTTCTCTTGAACGTACCAGCATTGTGCAATCCACAGGAGGTGCGATCGCCATTACAGGCACTGGCGGCACTGGCACAGATAACAACATAGGGATATTTGTTGAGGACACAACCGTATTAGGAAGCGGAGATATCACCCTCACCGGCACTGGTGGCGACGGTACAGGACAAAACAACCGAGGCGTTAATCTTGAAAATGGCAGCATCGTGGAATCCACAGGAGGGGCGATCGCTATTACAGGCACTGGCGGCACTGGCACAAATGGAAATACCGGGATATTTGTTGGGACTAACCCAGAAAACACAGAGACTAACACAACCATTAAGTCCGGGAATGGAAATATTACTCTCATTGGTACAGGCAATGGGACTGGAGAAAATAATCAAGGTATTTTTCTGTTAACAACTCTCAATAACACCGAACCTGGTAATGTTATTCCCCTCAGTAACATTGAATCGACCGGAACCGGCACTATTACCCTGGAAGGGATGGGCGCAAATGGTGTGGAGGGGATTCGGTTAGAGAATAGCTTTATCAATTATATGGGAACTGGCAGTGGCGATGTCATTCTCCGCAGTAACGATATCCGCCTCATCGGTGAAACTCGCCTTTTTACAAATGATATGCTCACCTTAGAACCGATCGCCCCTGGTGATGATATTTCTATCAATAATACTACCGCCGAGTACAATATCACCACCGAAGAATTGCTGATGCTTGATGTCCCCCGTGGCCTTCTCACCCTGGGTTCGGAAACAATCGGCAATATTTATCTCGGGTCTTTAGATGAAAGCATTGACCTCAGTGATGCTACTTATGACCTGACTCTGAAAACAGATCAAGGGATTTATGTCTATGGAGGCATGATTACAAATACCCAAAATCTCACCCTAGATGGTGGGGTCAACCTGCTCCATCCGGTTACATTTACCACAGATTCTGGGAATATTACCTTTACGAGGACTATTGATGGAAACTCTAATCTTACCTTAGATTCGGTAACCGGCAATATCACTATAGAGGGGGCTGTAGGCAGTCAAACCGCATTGGGTAACCTCACGATTCTGAATGCCAACAATGTCACAACTGAATCCATAACCGCCGCGAGTTTGACCCAGTTTGCGGGTACAGGAAGCACAATTTTTAACGGCGAAATTGTGACAACTGGCGCAAATGGGATTAATGTCATAACAAATCAGATAACGTTTAATGCTCCGATTACGACAACGGGAGGCGGTGGCGTAACTCTGGACAATGCAGAAATTTTAGAAATTACTGCACCGTTTAATTTAGAGGGTGCTTTCCAGCAAACTGGCATGGGAAGCGTCATCCTAAACAGTGAAATTACAACCAACCATAATAATATCGAGTTTACGGCACCTGTCACCCTAACCGGCGAGGCGAGTTTAAATCCCGGAACCGGCAGTTTATTTTTCGGTTCCAATCTGGATGCGGGTAATAATTCCCTCACTTTAACTGCGGGACAAATTGAATTGAATGGACCCGTTACCGGAACCAATACCCTGACGCTACAACCGGCAACAACAACTCAAAATATGACTCTGGGAGACAATAATGTTGATGCAGAGAGCTTACATCTAACCCGCACCGAGTTGGAGTATATCCAAGATGGATTTACCGCCATTACCTTGGGACGCCGTGACTCATCGGGAACGATTTCTATTGTCAATCCTCTGACATTTCTCGACCCGGTGGCGATAGAAGCAGGTTCGGGGGTGATTGCGGTGAATGGGACGATTACGGGTTCAGATAATGCCGCTCTTGCCTTGAATGCCGCTACAATTGAACTCTATTCTGATATCATCACGGACCATAATGATATAGCATTAACTGGAAATGTAATTCTGGGCAATGATATTACTCTCAACACGAATAGTGAAGGGGGTGATATTACAGTGATTGGGAATATTGACAGTAATGCTGACAATCCAACTCTACCCAATTTAACGTTAAATGCGGGAACGGGTGCAATTAATCTCCGGGGAAATTTGGGGGAAGGGACGCCGTTACAGAGTGTGACGGTGACGAGTGACAGGGGGACGGTTCAAGGAAATGTGATAACCGATGGAGGGGATATCACCTTTAATAGTGCGATCGCCCTCGCTGAAGCGCTACAACTCTCTACCGGAGAAGGTGGGGGGAACATCACCTTTGCCGGAACCGTTGACAGTGAGACAAACCTGGGGCAGAATTTGACCCTGAGTGCTGGAACCGGGACGATTACCTTTAACGGTGCGATCGGCAGTCTGCAACCTTTGGGAAATTTGGATATCTTGAATGCCGGGACTATTACTGCATTGGATACCATTGCAGCAGCAAGTTTCCGCGCCTTGAGTAGCGGAACTATTATCCTGGATGGAAACTTAACCACCACTGCTGCACCGGGAGTTCAAATCCAGTCGGCAAATGAGCTTACTGTTGCTGATATTACCACCAACGGACAAGCGCTGAGTCTAGAAAGTCAAACGGCAAATGTCAACACGGGGAATTTAGATACCTCTTCTGCCACCACTGGGGGAACAATTACTGTCACCAGTACCCAAGGGGAAATTACTACCGGGAATCTCACTGCATCCGGGGTGACTCAGGGGGGAAATATTAGAGTAATTGCTGAAATTGCCATTACTGCTGGAGAGATTGACTCCCGTGCCACCATCGGCAATGCCGGGAATGTATTCCTGGACCCGATTGGGGATATTCAAGTCTCCTGGATTAACGCACAAGGGGGAACGGATGGCACAGGCGGTGACGTTTTTATCGAAACCACTGGGGGATTTTTTCGCGCTGTGGAGTCCTTTGCTAGTGAGTATTCTCCTACGGGATTTGCTAGTATTTCTAGCGCTGGAGGAACAGGTGGCGGGAGTATCACCCTGAACCACGCCGGAGGGAATGCAGGCCCTCCGATTCAGGAGTTTGAAATTGGGAATCCCGAGTTTAACGGCACTGAGGATGTGGTGATTACAGGAACATCTATGCTGAATCTTGGGGAAGTCTTTCCAGATTCTTTTACTCGGGGAAATATTACGATTACAACTGATGATGCTACACCGGAACCGACAACATCTCAGAATCCCATCCTTCCAGAGACACTTCCAGAGGAACCCACCTCAACACCGACATCCGTATCGGAACCGACCCCCCCAGAAATTGTCCCCGAGGAACCCATTTCCCCACTGGAACCTCGGGTGATACCCGTAGCGACACCGGAACCTGTAGTAACCCCAGAAATTCCCCAAGAACCGGCAGTCAATGACAGTGTGCAACAACCGGAACCCGTTCAACCCCCGAGAATTACACCGGCACAAGCGATTACACCGGAACCGATTCTCACAGTTTCCCCCGCACCCAGTCTCCCGCCGTTGTCGTCTCCTACTGAACCAGAACCCGTGGGTAGTGCAACTCTACCCACGGCAATTACCCCAGACCCTGAACCGACTACGGTAGTCGTAGAAAGTGTACCGATCGCCACTATAGAAAGCGCTCTCTCACGGGTACAAGTCTCCGAACAGTCTAATGACCGGACTGAAGTGGCGATCGCACCCCTCAAGTTGGATACCCAGATTATGACCCTGGAAGAAGCGTTTTCTCGGGAGTTTATGGCCTATTTTGACTATCCTGATAATAGCCTTGAACTGCTATCCCTTGATGAAATCCAGGAAGTGCTCCGAGAAACGGAGGAAATCACCGATGTCAAAACAGCAGTGATTTATATCATGTTTGGACGAAAGGAGTTTAAGGAAAATTCAGCACTGCTTTGTCCTACGGGCGATCACATGGAAGATGAGCGTGGCGATCGCACCGAGGAACAAGAATTAGGATGGCCTTGTGACCCTCATCCCGAAGATCCTGTCGAGTTGTTCGTGGTGACGGGAGTGGAAGAACCCCTGCGTTTCCAAATTCCCGAAGCATATCGCGAATTGGTGGAAGAATTGGCCCTGGATTTACGAACCCAAGTTACAGATTTTAAGCAGCAGCTAACGAAAAATTATTTGACAACAGCTCAAGCATTACATCAGCTAGTCATTGAACCCATTGAACCGGCCTTAAAAAAACGCGGCATTCAAAATCTCGTGTTTATTCCCGATGCGGGATTGCGTTCAATTCCCTTTGCTGCACTCCATAATGGAGAAAATTTTCTGATTGAAGACTACAGTATGGCCTTGGTTCCCAGTTTTAGTTTGACTCAACCTCGCTATACGAATTTAAAAAATGAGCGAGTCCTGGCAATGGGTTCGAGTAAATTTGAGAGTTTACCCCCGTTACCGGCAGTGGAAGTG